A DNA window from Clavibacter sepedonicus contains the following coding sequences:
- a CDS encoding putative protein N(5)-glutamine methyltransferase translates to MERLRAAGCVFAEEEAALLIREATARHPDAGPGGSGDARAATLTAMTAARVAGEPLETVLGWVAFAGRRIIVRPGVFVPRRRTEQLAGAAVEAAAQATRRTGHAVVVDMCCGSGAIGAVVADEVPGAVLHAADVDPAAVACAAENLVPRGAAVHRGDLMAALPPELRGRIDVLVANVPYVPRVGLALMPPEARLHEPEVTRDGGEDGLDVLRRVAAEGREWLAPTGTVLVEVADAQVTGALQAMRAAGLVARTEDAEAEVEDDQTRVVSGRPAG, encoded by the coding sequence GTGGAGCGGCTGCGGGCGGCGGGATGCGTCTTCGCCGAGGAGGAGGCCGCCCTCCTCATCCGAGAGGCGACGGCACGGCACCCCGATGCCGGACCGGGCGGCAGCGGCGACGCGCGGGCGGCGACGCTCACGGCCATGACGGCCGCCCGCGTGGCGGGGGAGCCGCTCGAGACCGTCCTCGGCTGGGTCGCCTTCGCCGGGCGGCGGATCATCGTCCGTCCCGGCGTGTTCGTCCCGCGACGGCGCACGGAGCAGCTGGCCGGAGCCGCGGTCGAGGCGGCGGCGCAGGCGACCCGGCGGACCGGGCACGCGGTGGTCGTCGACATGTGCTGCGGCTCGGGAGCCATCGGCGCGGTCGTCGCGGACGAGGTGCCCGGGGCGGTCCTGCACGCGGCCGACGTGGATCCCGCCGCGGTCGCGTGCGCGGCGGAGAACCTCGTCCCGCGCGGGGCCGCGGTGCACCGCGGCGACCTGATGGCGGCGCTGCCCCCGGAGCTGCGGGGCCGGATCGACGTCCTCGTCGCGAACGTGCCCTACGTGCCGCGCGTCGGACTCGCGCTCATGCCCCCGGAGGCGCGGCTCCACGAGCCCGAGGTCACGCGGGACGGCGGGGAGGACGGGCTGGACGTGCTGCGCCGCGTGGCCGCCGAAGGCCGGGAGTGGCTCGCGCCGACGGGCACCGTCCTCGTGGAGGTGGCGGACGCGCAGGTGACGGGCGCTCTCCAGGCGATGCGGGCCGCGGGCCTGGTCGCCCGGACGGAGGACGCCGAGGCGGAGGTGGAGGACGACCAGACGCGTGTCGTCTCCGGTCGCCCGGCAGGCTGA
- a CDS encoding IS481-like element IS1121 family transposase gives MSHGNARLTVHGRVLLVRRVVEDRRPVAHVARELGVSRQCAHRWVNRFRAEGLRGLTDRSSRPRSVPRRTSPERERAVLEARAQLRAGPARLAPVTGVPSRTISRILRRHGAPPLAWLDPVTGAVIRASRSTAHRYEHEHPGDLIHVDVKKLGRIPDGGGWRVHGRSEQVRGRGIGFDYVHAAVDDHTRLAYAEIHPDEKGATAAGFLTRAAAYFAGHGITRIERVITDNAFAYRHSTAFKNAVQDLGARQKFIRPHCPWQNGKVERFNRTLATEWAYRQPFTSNQHRADALDPFIEHYNTERIHSSHGLTPAARVSPTS, from the coding sequence ATGTCCCACGGTAATGCTCGTCTGACGGTTCACGGGAGGGTTCTCCTCGTGCGGCGGGTGGTGGAGGATCGTCGGCCGGTCGCGCACGTCGCGCGGGAGCTGGGGGTGTCGCGGCAGTGCGCGCATCGATGGGTGAACCGGTTCCGTGCCGAGGGGCTGCGAGGGCTGACGGATCGGTCATCGCGGCCCCGGTCAGTACCGAGGCGAACGAGCCCGGAGCGGGAACGGGCCGTGCTGGAAGCGCGGGCCCAGTTGCGGGCGGGTCCTGCGCGGCTGGCGCCGGTGACAGGTGTTCCATCCCGTACGATCTCCCGCATCCTGCGCCGGCACGGGGCGCCGCCGTTGGCATGGTTGGACCCCGTCACCGGGGCCGTGATCCGGGCATCCCGGTCAACGGCGCACCGGTATGAGCACGAGCATCCGGGTGATCTGATCCACGTGGACGTGAAGAAGCTCGGGAGGATCCCGGACGGAGGCGGCTGGCGGGTCCACGGGCGCAGCGAGCAGGTCCGCGGCCGCGGGATCGGGTTCGATTACGTCCATGCCGCGGTCGATGACCACACCCGTCTCGCCTACGCGGAGATCCATCCCGATGAGAAAGGCGCGACCGCGGCCGGGTTCCTGACCCGCGCAGCGGCGTACTTCGCCGGGCATGGGATCACCCGGATCGAGCGGGTCATCACGGACAACGCGTTCGCCTACCGGCACTCGACCGCGTTCAAGAACGCCGTCCAGGACCTGGGCGCGCGGCAGAAGTTCATCCGCCCGCACTGCCCCTGGCAGAACGGCAAGGTCGAGCGCTTCAACCGGACCCTCGCGACCGAGTGGGCCTACCGGCAACCCTTCACCAGCAACCAACACCGGGCCGACGCGCTTGACCCCTTCATCGAGCACTACAACACTGAACGAATCCACTCAAGCCACGGGCTCACGCCCGCGGCCCGAGTGTCACCAACGTCATGA
- a CDS encoding diadenosine tetraphosphate hydrolase — protein MDWREDRIGSARRGENPTVLAELGAGWAVIGDVQFLPGYCVLLGTDPTATAFAEMPRAERVRFLADADLLATAVERACRDLVPGFRRVNIEVLGNADAFVHAHVWPRYAWEPPELVARPVWLHAAERWRDPATALGDGHAELRARIRAELHVLARDEAVEVRAR, from the coding sequence ATGGACTGGCGCGAGGACCGGATCGGGTCGGCCCGGAGGGGCGAGAACCCCACGGTCCTCGCGGAGCTGGGCGCGGGATGGGCCGTCATCGGCGACGTGCAGTTCCTCCCCGGCTACTGCGTGCTGCTCGGGACGGACCCCACCGCGACCGCCTTCGCGGAGATGCCGAGGGCCGAGCGGGTCCGGTTCCTCGCCGACGCCGATCTCCTCGCCACAGCCGTCGAGCGGGCCTGCCGCGACCTGGTGCCGGGCTTCCGGCGCGTCAACATCGAGGTGCTGGGCAACGCCGACGCCTTCGTCCACGCGCACGTCTGGCCTCGGTACGCGTGGGAGCCGCCCGAGCTCGTCGCGCGACCCGTCTGGCTGCACGCTGCCGAGCGGTGGCGGGATCCCGCGACAGCGCTCGGCGACGGGCACGCCGAACTCCGCGCGAGGATCCGCGCCGAGCTGCATGTCCTCGCCCGGGACGAGGCGGTCGAGGTCAGGGCGCGGTGA
- a CDS encoding glycine betaine ABC transporter substrate-binding protein: MSPLPRSARLRRALGVPALVAAALATLTGCGLQPATAYVPDTAPGSIQPLDLPAGAHLTVTSKNFTEQLILGKIAVIAAKAAGFDVTDQTNVPGSVPARELMTSHGADMTWEYTGTAWLSYLGEPKGIPDQRAQYEAVRDADAANGLTWLTPAPLNNTYALAIRSEEADRLGITKLSQIKDLPVDERTFCVEAEFNSRSDGLSPLLETYGIPRGSADGVPDGNVSIFDTGAVYTATDRGTCEFGEVFTTDGRIDKLGLTILQDDLGFFPAYNLAPVLDSATLAEYPGLQDVFDRISPVITDDALREMNLRVDDQGEEPADVAFQFMVDHGFVTAP, encoded by the coding sequence GTGTCGCCCCTCCCCCGCTCCGCCCGCCTGCGTCGCGCGCTCGGCGTGCCCGCGCTCGTGGCCGCGGCCCTCGCCACGCTCACCGGCTGCGGCCTGCAGCCCGCGACGGCCTACGTCCCCGACACCGCGCCCGGCTCCATCCAGCCGCTCGACCTGCCGGCCGGCGCGCACCTCACCGTCACGTCGAAGAACTTCACCGAGCAGCTGATCCTGGGCAAGATCGCCGTGATCGCGGCGAAGGCGGCCGGCTTCGACGTCACCGACCAGACGAACGTGCCGGGCAGCGTGCCGGCCCGCGAGCTCATGACGAGCCACGGCGCCGACATGACGTGGGAATACACGGGCACCGCGTGGCTCAGCTACCTCGGCGAGCCGAAGGGCATCCCGGACCAGCGCGCCCAGTACGAGGCGGTCCGCGACGCCGACGCGGCCAACGGGCTCACCTGGCTGACCCCGGCGCCGCTCAACAACACCTACGCGCTCGCCATCCGGAGCGAGGAGGCCGACCGGCTCGGCATCACGAAGCTGTCGCAGATCAAGGATCTCCCCGTCGACGAGCGCACGTTCTGCGTGGAGGCGGAGTTCAACTCGCGCTCCGACGGGCTGTCTCCGCTGCTGGAGACGTACGGCATCCCGCGCGGATCCGCCGACGGCGTGCCCGACGGCAACGTCTCGATCTTCGACACGGGCGCGGTCTACACGGCCACGGACCGCGGCACGTGCGAGTTCGGCGAGGTCTTCACGACCGACGGCCGCATCGACAAGCTCGGCCTCACGATCCTCCAGGACGACCTCGGCTTCTTCCCGGCCTACAACCTCGCGCCCGTGCTCGACTCGGCGACCCTCGCCGAGTACCCGGGGCTCCAGGACGTCTTCGACCGGATCTCCCCCGTCATCACCGACGACGCCCTCCGCGAGATGAACCTCCGGGTCGACGACCAGGGCGAGGAGCCCGCGGACGTGGCCTTCCAGTTCATGGTCGACCACGGGTTCGTCACCGCGCCCTGA
- a CDS encoding ABC transporter permease yields the protein MSAVTDARTDAVGGAQGWRGLIAQPVAIAAVLGAYLVWLAVAPLTAVERTTLAPAALGKSTLEHLALTFSAAAIVLVIAIPLGVLMTRGRLRRFSPPVLAVANFGTAAPAIGLVVLLAMLVPNGFVASLVALVVYAALPVLGNTILGIRGVDERLVEAGRGMGMSRAAVLFRIELPLAVPVMLAGIRTALVLLVGTAALAAFVNGGGLGILITTGVNLYLYPVLVSGALLIALLALAIDWLGRVVEHVARPKGL from the coding sequence ATGAGCGCCGTGACCGACGCCCGCACCGACGCCGTCGGCGGCGCGCAGGGCTGGCGCGGGCTCATCGCGCAGCCCGTCGCGATCGCCGCGGTGCTCGGGGCGTACCTCGTCTGGCTCGCCGTGGCGCCGCTCACCGCCGTCGAGCGCACCACGCTCGCGCCCGCCGCGCTCGGGAAGTCGACGCTCGAGCACCTCGCGCTCACGTTCTCGGCCGCGGCGATCGTGCTCGTGATCGCGATCCCGCTCGGCGTCCTGATGACCCGTGGTCGCCTGCGGCGCTTCTCCCCGCCCGTGCTCGCCGTGGCGAACTTCGGCACGGCCGCCCCGGCGATCGGCCTCGTGGTGCTGCTGGCGATGCTCGTGCCGAACGGCTTCGTCGCGAGCCTGGTCGCGCTCGTCGTCTACGCGGCGTTGCCCGTGCTCGGGAACACGATCCTCGGCATCCGCGGCGTCGACGAGCGCCTCGTCGAGGCCGGCCGGGGCATGGGCATGAGCCGGGCCGCGGTGCTGTTCCGCATCGAGCTGCCGCTCGCCGTCCCCGTCATGCTCGCCGGGATCCGCACCGCCCTCGTGCTGCTGGTGGGAACCGCGGCGCTCGCCGCGTTCGTCAACGGCGGCGGGCTCGGGATCCTCATCACCACGGGCGTCAACCTCTACCTCTACCCCGTGCTCGTCTCGGGTGCCCTGCTCATCGCGCTCCTCGCGCTCGCCATCGACTGGCTCGGCCGCGTCGTCGAGCACGTCGCCCGCCCGAAGGGACTCTGA
- a CDS encoding ABC transporter ATP-binding protein: protein MSETTTTPEISGRSILLDGVTKRYPGQAKPAVDGITLEIPAGKIVMLVGPSGCGKTTTLKMINRLIEPTEGRVVLGDEDVTGIDGDELRRRIGYVIQAGGLFPHMTVAANIAVVPKMLGWEAARIRARVDELLELVSLDPEQYRDRYPKELSGGQQQRVGVARALAADPPVLLMDEPFGAVDPITRQRLQDELIRIQAELQKTIVIVTHDFDEAVKLGDWIVVFAEGARIVQYDTPERILAEPADAFVEEFIGSGAGLKQLTLRRVDEVPLADAVIAYPGDQARDVLARMDEVGHQHAVVVDARERPIQWPSRRQLGRIDVIGAVPEPRLPVIGARATLNDALDTMLVSSAGAALVTGRGGAFLGVIDVETVMDAITSARASAAGGVDGAPVGTNTGTIGTVGADAARAEQSAGSVAPESPAARDGQAG, encoded by the coding sequence GTGTCTGAGACCACCACCACCCCCGAGATCAGCGGCCGCTCGATCCTGCTCGACGGCGTCACCAAGCGGTACCCGGGACAGGCGAAGCCCGCCGTCGACGGCATCACGCTGGAGATCCCCGCCGGCAAGATCGTCATGCTCGTTGGCCCGTCCGGCTGCGGCAAGACGACGACGCTCAAGATGATCAACCGCCTCATCGAGCCCACGGAGGGCCGCGTCGTCCTCGGCGACGAGGACGTGACGGGCATCGACGGCGACGAGCTGCGGCGGCGCATCGGCTACGTGATCCAGGCCGGCGGGCTCTTCCCGCACATGACCGTGGCCGCGAACATCGCGGTGGTGCCGAAGATGCTCGGCTGGGAGGCCGCCCGCATTCGCGCCCGCGTGGACGAGCTGCTCGAGCTGGTGTCGCTCGACCCCGAGCAGTACCGCGACCGGTACCCGAAGGAGCTCTCCGGCGGACAGCAGCAGCGCGTCGGCGTCGCCCGGGCGCTCGCGGCCGACCCTCCCGTGCTCCTCATGGACGAGCCGTTCGGCGCCGTGGACCCCATCACGCGGCAGCGCCTGCAGGACGAGCTCATCCGAATCCAGGCCGAGCTGCAGAAGACCATCGTCATCGTCACGCACGACTTCGACGAGGCCGTGAAGCTCGGCGACTGGATCGTCGTCTTCGCCGAGGGCGCGCGCATCGTGCAGTACGACACCCCCGAGCGGATCCTCGCCGAGCCAGCCGACGCGTTCGTCGAGGAGTTCATCGGCTCGGGCGCCGGCCTCAAGCAGCTCACGCTCCGCCGCGTGGACGAGGTGCCGCTCGCCGACGCGGTCATCGCGTACCCGGGCGACCAGGCGCGCGACGTGCTCGCCCGCATGGACGAGGTCGGGCACCAGCACGCGGTGGTCGTCGACGCCCGCGAACGGCCGATCCAGTGGCCGTCGCGCCGCCAGCTCGGCCGGATCGACGTGATCGGCGCCGTCCCGGAGCCGCGGCTGCCGGTGATCGGCGCCCGCGCGACCCTCAACGACGCGCTCGACACGATGCTCGTCTCGAGCGCGGGCGCCGCGCTCGTCACCGGCCGCGGCGGGGCCTTCCTCGGCGTGATCGACGTCGAGACCGTCATGGACGCCATCACGAGCGCCCGGGCGTCCGCGGCCGGCGGCGTCGACGGTGCACCCGTCGGCACGAACACGGGCACGATCGGCACGGTGGGCGCCGACGCGGCCCGGGCCGAGCAGTCGGCAGGATCCGTCGCCCCCGAGTCGCCCGCCGCGCGTGACGGGCAGGCCGGATGA
- a CDS encoding ABC transporter permease, producing MWDFLSSRADQIAFSAWQHLSLVVQCLVLATVIAVGIAALVYRSRPLSSLANSVSAIGLTLPAFALVGLLIAPLGFGVAPAIAVVTFFAVLPILRNAVVGLTGIDPSIVESARGIGMGRVRTLLRVELPLAWPVILGGIRVSAQMVMGIAAVAAYVLGPGLGGFIFSGLSRLGGANSTESVLTGVIGVVLLALLLDLVLVGIGRLTTPRGIRV from the coding sequence ATGTGGGACTTCCTGTCCTCCCGCGCCGACCAGATCGCGTTCTCCGCGTGGCAGCACCTCAGCCTCGTCGTGCAGTGCCTGGTGCTCGCGACGGTGATCGCCGTGGGGATCGCGGCGCTCGTCTACCGCAGCCGCCCGCTCAGCTCGCTGGCCAACAGCGTCTCGGCGATCGGGCTGACGCTGCCCGCCTTCGCCCTCGTGGGGCTGCTCATCGCGCCGCTCGGCTTCGGCGTCGCGCCGGCCATCGCGGTCGTCACGTTCTTCGCCGTCCTGCCCATCCTGCGGAACGCGGTGGTCGGGCTCACGGGGATCGACCCCTCGATCGTGGAGTCCGCGCGCGGCATCGGCATGGGCCGCGTCCGCACGCTGCTGCGCGTCGAGCTCCCGCTCGCGTGGCCCGTCATCCTCGGCGGGATCCGCGTGTCCGCCCAGATGGTCATGGGCATCGCCGCCGTGGCCGCCTACGTGCTCGGCCCCGGTCTCGGCGGCTTCATCTTCTCCGGGCTCTCCCGCCTCGGCGGCGCGAACTCGACCGAGTCCGTCCTCACCGGCGTCATCGGCGTCGTCCTGCTCGCCCTCCTGCTCGACCTCGTCCTCGTCGGCATCGGTCGGCTCACCACTCCGAGAGGCATCCGTGTCTGA
- a CDS encoding J domain-containing protein translates to MPVPSRDADAYAVLGVEPSASQDEIRRAYRRRVRDAHPDMGGSADEFQAVRDAFEAVGDPESRARYERTLREAPAPEDPVGRAHPASPGSSSTGDAWDPASRRGRPGAPRERPAARTRSFGHPGGFARLRYLSLVREWLADPEEPSVPAAPVPPRGGRALSDRPEPYVRRARAIAPPVVAVLLALVILVSGLGALAAAVGLVGGAAAGLVAAGPLGRAWFRAEEPRRHAAEQLQTDVLAHERAVRAYPDLMAAYSARLARLEGLRRRFEADAYAPDLVAEVPPAASEALRAAVAQEETARELMELGPSYAFWNGVAVPRSGDAIDHLVLGPQGLVAVESVPGGSAAATDPSARDAVLRGLDGRARALAREMDVPVVGLVLSLPSGVLGAAPVVLHAADDPHALPAYAVARTLLADHVAAGLPGLRAMDAERLLAVRTRLVLDARFV, encoded by the coding sequence ATGCCCGTCCCGTCGCGCGATGCCGACGCGTACGCCGTGCTCGGCGTCGAGCCGTCCGCATCGCAGGACGAGATCCGCCGGGCGTACCGCCGCCGCGTGCGCGACGCCCACCCCGACATGGGCGGCAGCGCCGACGAGTTCCAGGCCGTGCGCGACGCGTTCGAGGCGGTGGGGGATCCCGAGAGCCGCGCCCGCTACGAGCGCACGCTCCGCGAGGCCCCGGCCCCCGAGGATCCCGTCGGCCGCGCCCACCCCGCATCGCCCGGCTCGAGCTCGACGGGCGACGCCTGGGATCCGGCGTCCCGACGCGGTCGTCCCGGTGCCCCGCGCGAGCGTCCCGCCGCGCGCACCCGCAGCTTCGGACACCCCGGCGGGTTCGCTCGCCTCCGCTACCTGTCCCTCGTGCGCGAGTGGCTGGCGGATCCCGAGGAGCCGTCGGTGCCCGCTGCGCCCGTCCCGCCTCGCGGCGGCCGCGCGCTGTCCGACCGGCCTGAGCCCTACGTCCGGCGCGCCCGCGCCATCGCGCCGCCCGTGGTCGCCGTCCTGCTGGCTCTCGTCATCCTCGTCTCCGGGCTCGGCGCGCTGGCCGCCGCGGTCGGCCTCGTCGGGGGCGCGGCCGCGGGCCTCGTCGCCGCGGGCCCGCTCGGACGCGCCTGGTTCCGCGCGGAGGAGCCGCGTCGGCACGCGGCGGAGCAGCTGCAGACGGACGTGCTCGCGCACGAGCGGGCCGTCCGCGCCTACCCCGACCTCATGGCCGCCTACAGCGCGCGCCTCGCCCGCCTCGAGGGGCTGCGCCGGCGCTTTGAGGCCGACGCCTACGCGCCGGACCTCGTCGCCGAGGTGCCGCCGGCGGCCTCCGAGGCGCTGCGGGCGGCCGTCGCGCAGGAGGAGACGGCGCGCGAGCTGATGGAGCTCGGGCCGTCGTACGCGTTCTGGAACGGCGTCGCCGTGCCGCGCTCGGGCGACGCCATAGACCACCTCGTGCTCGGGCCGCAGGGGCTCGTCGCGGTCGAGTCGGTGCCGGGTGGGTCCGCCGCCGCCACCGACCCGTCGGCCCGCGACGCCGTGCTCCGGGGACTCGACGGCCGGGCCCGGGCTCTCGCCCGGGAGATGGACGTGCCCGTGGTCGGCCTCGTGCTGTCGCTGCCGTCCGGGGTCCTCGGTGCCGCGCCCGTCGTCCTGCACGCGGCCGACGACCCGCACGCGCTCCCGGCCTACGCGGTCGCCCGCACGCTGCTCGCCGACCACGTCGCCGCCGGACTGCCCGGACTCCGCGCCATGGACGCCGAGCGCCTGCTCGCCGTGCGCACGCGGCTGGTGCTCGACGCGCGCTTCGTCTGA
- a CDS encoding NAD-dependent epimerase/dehydratase family protein codes for MRVVVIGATGHIGTFLVPRLVDSGHDVVAVSRGTREPYRQSPLWDRVERVRVDRDAEDAAGTFADRIAALAPEVVVDLVCFTPASARHLVEGLRGRVRHLVHIGSIWTHGLSTALPLREDDPKEPFGEYGVQKAEIERYLIAESRGGGLQCTVVHPGHISGGGWPVITPVGNLDPAVWTALAAGDPLAVPGSGSETMHHVHADDVAQVVQLAIANRETSVGESFHAVSDRALSVRGFARAAAAWFGREPELEHLDWDGFRARTEPDHADASWQHLSRSHVASIDKARDVLGYVPRYTSEEAAREAVEWMVRAGELDVPLPR; via the coding sequence ATGCGCGTCGTCGTCATCGGAGCCACCGGCCACATCGGGACCTTCCTCGTCCCCCGACTCGTCGACTCCGGGCACGACGTCGTGGCCGTCAGCCGGGGCACGCGCGAGCCGTACCGGCAGTCGCCGCTCTGGGACCGCGTCGAGCGCGTGCGCGTCGACCGCGACGCAGAGGACGCGGCGGGCACGTTCGCCGACAGGATAGCCGCGTTGGCCCCCGAGGTCGTCGTCGACCTCGTCTGCTTCACCCCGGCGTCAGCACGCCACCTCGTCGAGGGGCTGCGCGGCCGCGTGCGCCACCTCGTGCACATCGGCAGCATCTGGACCCACGGCCTCAGCACCGCCCTCCCCCTGCGCGAGGACGACCCGAAGGAGCCGTTCGGCGAGTACGGCGTGCAGAAGGCGGAGATCGAGCGCTACCTGATCGCGGAGTCCAGGGGAGGCGGCCTGCAGTGCACGGTCGTCCACCCCGGCCACATCAGCGGCGGCGGCTGGCCCGTAATTACCCCCGTGGGCAACCTCGACCCCGCCGTCTGGACCGCGCTCGCCGCCGGGGACCCGCTCGCCGTGCCGGGATCGGGCAGCGAGACCATGCACCACGTGCACGCCGACGACGTCGCGCAGGTCGTGCAGCTCGCCATCGCGAACCGCGAGACGAGCGTCGGCGAGAGCTTCCACGCCGTCTCGGATCGCGCGCTCTCGGTGCGCGGATTCGCCCGGGCGGCGGCCGCGTGGTTCGGCCGCGAGCCCGAGCTGGAGCACCTCGACTGGGACGGCTTCCGCGCCCGGACCGAGCCGGATCACGCCGACGCCAGCTGGCAGCACCTCAGCCGCAGCCACGTCGCGAGCATCGACAAGGCCCGCGACGTGCTCGGCTACGTGCCGCGGTACACGAGCGAGGAGGCCGCGCGCGAGGCGGTCGAGTGGATGGTGCGCGCGGGCGAGCTGGACGTGCCGCTCCCCCGCTGA
- a CDS encoding magnesium and cobalt transport protein CorA translates to MTVVDSAVYVDGVRTADPESLDETFEVMRARQGLAWIGLYRPDPEELHRVADEFGLHPLAVEDALSGHQRSKMERYGDTWFVVLRPARYLDADERVEFGELHVFVGPDFVVTIRHAESPDLSAVRHRLQEDRELLALGPRAVMYAILDQVVDEYGPVASGLEDDVDEVEDQIFGADPDVSRRIYALMREVTAFQRATAPLGSILDDLRQRAEEHDVDLELRRGYRDVHDHVIRVAERADAFRTLLQNALTVHTTLVGQRQNDEMKKLTETSLAQNDQVKRISSWAAILFAPTLVGTIYGMNFVNMPELKWTYGYPLALGLMVLMGVILYAAFRKRGWI, encoded by the coding sequence ATGACCGTCGTCGACAGTGCCGTGTACGTGGACGGTGTCCGCACCGCGGATCCCGAGAGTCTCGACGAGACGTTCGAGGTCATGCGCGCGCGCCAGGGCCTCGCGTGGATCGGCCTGTACCGGCCGGACCCCGAGGAGCTGCACCGCGTCGCCGACGAGTTCGGCCTGCACCCGCTCGCCGTCGAGGACGCGCTCAGCGGGCACCAGCGCTCGAAGATGGAGCGCTACGGCGACACCTGGTTCGTGGTGCTGCGCCCCGCGCGCTACCTCGACGCCGACGAGCGCGTCGAGTTCGGGGAGCTGCACGTGTTCGTCGGGCCCGACTTCGTGGTCACCATCCGGCACGCGGAGTCGCCCGACCTCTCCGCGGTCCGCCATCGGCTACAGGAGGACCGCGAGCTCCTCGCGCTCGGACCGCGCGCCGTCATGTACGCGATCCTCGACCAGGTCGTCGACGAGTACGGCCCCGTCGCGTCGGGCCTCGAGGACGACGTCGACGAGGTCGAGGACCAGATCTTCGGCGCCGACCCCGACGTCTCCCGCCGCATCTACGCGCTGATGCGCGAGGTCACCGCGTTCCAGCGGGCGACCGCGCCGCTCGGCTCCATCCTCGACGACCTCCGCCAGCGCGCCGAGGAGCACGACGTCGACCTCGAGCTCCGCCGCGGCTACCGCGACGTGCACGACCACGTCATCCGGGTCGCCGAGCGCGCGGACGCGTTCCGGACCCTGCTGCAGAACGCGCTCACCGTGCACACGACGCTCGTCGGCCAGCGCCAGAACGACGAGATGAAGAAGCTCACCGAGACGAGCCTCGCCCAGAACGACCAGGTGAAGCGGATCTCCTCCTGGGCCGCGATCCTCTTCGCGCCCACGCTCGTCGGCACGATCTACGGCATGAACTTCGTGAACATGCCGGAGCTGAAGTGGACCTACGGATATCCGCTCGCGCTCGGCCTCATGGTGCTGATGGGCGTCATCCTCTACGCGGCGTTCCGGAAGCGCGGCTGGATCTGA
- a CDS encoding M20/M25/M40 family metallo-hydrolase has protein sequence MTDTLPDDLDATARVARDLIRFDTTNHGEGRSEGETEAAEYVEQHLKDLGLTPELIDAAPGRTSVLARIPGRNRDKPALVVHGHLDVVPADPANWTVDPFAGVIKDGMLWGRGAVDMKNMDAMMITALQEIITSGRAPERDLIMGFFSDEEAGGVLGSAYVVENRPEWFAGATEAISEVGGYSIDLAGKRAYLLQTGEKALVWIRLVATGTAGHGSQVNRDNAVTRLAGAVARIGMEEWPVHLTDTTRQLLDEIARIVGADPKQVTPDDLAIATGTASKFIAATLRTTTNPTLLRAGYKHNVIPDTAEALIDIRVLPGEEDAVLARVRELAGEGVEVRIVHQDVGLENPFEGPLVEAMVATLGAHDPEAEVLPYMLSGGTDNKALSLLGITGYGFAPLKLPASMDFPSMFHGVDERVPLDALVFGRQVLRDLLLNY, from the coding sequence ATGACCGACACGCTCCCCGACGACCTCGACGCCACCGCCCGCGTCGCCCGCGACCTCATCCGGTTCGACACGACCAACCACGGCGAGGGCCGGTCGGAGGGGGAGACGGAGGCCGCCGAGTACGTCGAGCAGCACCTCAAGGATCTGGGGCTCACGCCCGAGCTCATCGACGCCGCGCCCGGCCGCACGAGCGTCCTCGCCCGCATCCCGGGGCGCAACCGCGACAAGCCCGCGCTCGTCGTCCACGGCCACCTCGACGTCGTGCCCGCCGACCCGGCCAACTGGACGGTCGACCCGTTCGCCGGCGTGATCAAGGACGGCATGCTCTGGGGCCGCGGCGCCGTCGACATGAAGAACATGGACGCGATGATGATCACCGCGCTGCAGGAGATCATCACCTCGGGCCGCGCCCCCGAGCGCGACCTGATCATGGGCTTCTTCTCCGACGAGGAGGCGGGTGGCGTGCTCGGCTCCGCGTACGTCGTCGAGAACCGGCCCGAGTGGTTCGCCGGCGCGACCGAGGCCATCAGCGAGGTCGGCGGCTACTCCATCGACCTGGCCGGGAAGCGCGCGTACCTGCTGCAGACGGGCGAGAAGGCCCTCGTCTGGATCCGCCTGGTCGCCACCGGCACCGCGGGCCACGGCTCGCAGGTCAACCGCGACAACGCCGTCACGCGCCTGGCCGGTGCGGTCGCCCGGATCGGCATGGAGGAGTGGCCCGTCCACCTCACCGACACGACGCGCCAGCTGCTCGACGAGATCGCCCGCATCGTGGGCGCCGACCCGAAGCAGGTCACGCCGGACGACCTCGCGATCGCCACCGGCACGGCCTCGAAGTTCATCGCCGCGACGCTCCGCACCACCACGAACCCGACGCTCCTGCGCGCCGGCTACAAGCACAACGTGATCCCCGACACGGCCGAGGCGCTCATCGACATCCGCGTCCTGCCGGGCGAGGAGGACGCGGTGCTCGCGCGGGTCCGCGAACTCGCTGGCGAGGGCGTCGAGGTGCGCATCGTGCACCAGGACGTCGGCCTCGAGAACCCCTTCGAGGGGCCGCTCGTGGAGGCCATGGTCGCCACCCTGGGCGCGCACGACCCCGAGGCCGAGGTGCTGCCCTACATGCTCTCCGGCGGCACCGACAACAAGGCGCTGAGCCTGCTCGGGATCACCGGCTACGGCTTCGCGCCGCTCAAGCTCCCGGCGTCCATGGACTTCCCGTCCATGTTCCACGGCGTCGACGAGCGGGTCCCGCTCGACGCACTAGTCTTCGGGAGGCAGGTCCTCCGGGACCTGCTCCTGAACTACTAG